The following are from one region of the Mustela lutreola isolate mMusLut2 chromosome 9, mMusLut2.pri, whole genome shotgun sequence genome:
- the SLCO4A1 gene encoding solute carrier organic anion transporter family member 4A1 isoform X3 has translation MGALSTGAVPPEQRAQLTPTEQRPRGTGWVRVVLGPARASTVALSRTNQPLDYPRAASVAASCAPRAEMPQHSMGDKTLVSKPQLVFPSQPSAADGGCGHGPPSRRASLGSPRSHGALGPAVHSPLDACSQPLCPLQAEKHGPRTPPEMRYVAARPQSAACGWGAFAPRCLQAFNTPRGFLLFLCAAAFLQGMTVNGFVSTVVTSIERRFDLHSHQSGLITSCYDVAACLCLTFVSYFGGGAHKPRWLGRGVLVLGAGSLLFALPHFTAGAYEAEVAEGVGTCRANRSVACRDRASGLSGYRVVFMLGQFLHGMGATPLYTLGVTYLDENVKSSYSPVYIAVFYTAAILGPAAGYLIGGALLNVYTEIGRRTELTTESPLWVGAWWVGFLGAGAAAFLTAIPILGYPRQLPGSQRYVVMRVSETHQSKDSSHKAASSPDFGKTIRDLPLSIWLLLKNPAFVLLCLAGATETTLVAGMSTFGPKFLESQFSLSASEAATLFGYLVVPAGGGGTFLGGFLVNKCRLRGAGVVKLCALCTLTSLLATFVFFVQCPNVPMVGVTADYNGRPLPKGHLELTAACNAPCACRPEHYSPVCGSNGLTYYSPCHAGCPGEAAPGADGRKVLGFLFFTTACLLYKSPSESPDGLAASLPSPSSASDSPVDLRGSRSAPWLQSAV, from the exons ATGGGGGCCCTGTCCACCGGGGCGGTCCCTCCAGAACAGCGAGCACAGCTCACGCCCACCGAGCAGAGGCCACGGGGGACTGGCTGGGTCAGGGTGGTCCTGGGGCCCGCACGGGCATCGACTGTGGCCTTGTCCAG AACAAACCAGCCACTGGACTACCCTCGGGCGGCTTCTGTAGCTGCCTCTTGCGCCCCCCGGGCGGAGATGCCTCAGCACTCGATGGGGGACAAGACCCTGGTCTCCAAGCCGCAGCTGGTCTTCCCAAGCCAACCCTCAGCCGCAGACGGCGGGTGCGGCCACGGACCGCCCAGCAGGCGGGCTTCCCTCGGCTCACCCCGGAGCCACGGCGCCCTGGGTCCTGCCGTGCACAGCCCCCTGGACGCCTGCAGCCAGCCACTGTGCCCGCTGCAGGCTGAGAAGCACGGCCCCCGGACGCCCCCTGAGATGCGCTACGTGGCGGCCAGGCCACAGAGCGCGGCGTGCGGCTGGGGGGCCTTCGCTCCCAGGTGCCTGCAGGCCTTCAACACGCCCCGCGGCTTCCTGCTCTTCCTGTGCGCGGCGGCCTTCCTGCAGGGCATGACCGTCAACGGCTTCGTCAGCACCGTGGTCACCTCCATCGAGCGCCGCTTCGACCTGCACAGCCACCAGAGCGGCCTCATCACCAGCTGCTACGACGTGGCCGCCTGCCTGTGCCTCACCTTCGTCAGCTACTTCGGGGGCGGCGCGCACAAGCCCCGCTGGCTGGGCCGGGGCGTGCTGGTCCTGGGCGCCGGCTCGCTGCTGTTTGCGCTGCCGCACTTCACTGCGGGCGCCTATGAGGCCGAGGTGGCCGAGGGCGTGGGGACGTGCCGGGCCAACCGCAGCGTGGCGTGCCGGGACCGCGCCTCGGGCCTGTCCGGGTACCGGGTCGTCTTCATGCTGGGCCAGTTCCTGCACGGCATGGGCGCCACGCCGCTCTACACGCTGGGCGTCACCTACCTGGACGAGAACGTCAAGTCCAGCTACTCCCCGGTCTACATCG CCGTCTTCTACACCGCCGCCATCCTCGGCCCAGCCGCCGGCTACCTGATCGGAGGCGCCCTGCTGAACGTTTACACCGAAATCGGCCGCCG GACGGAGCTGACCACCGAGAGCCCACTGTGGGTCGGCGCCTGGTGGGTGGGCTTCCTGGGGGCGGGGGCCGCCGCCTTCCTCACCGCCATCCCCATCCTCGGCTACCCCCGGCAGCTGCCAG GCTCCCAACGCTACGTGGTCATGAGAGTGTCTGAAACACACCAGTCGAAGGACAGCAGTCACAAGGCTGCCAGCAGCCCCGACTTCGGGAAAACCATCAGAGATCTGCCTCT CTCCATCTGGCTCCTCCTGAAAAACCCTGCATTCGTCCTGCTGTGTCTGGCTGGGGCCACCGAGACCACGCTCGTTGCCGGCATGTCCACCTTTGGTCCCAAGTTCCTGGAGTCCCAGTTTAGCCTGAGCGCCTCAGAAGCCGCCACCTTGTTTG GGTACCTGGTAGTGCCAGCAGGCGGCGGTGGAACGTTTCTGGGCGGCTTCCTTGTGAACAAATGCAGGCTCCGCGGTGCGGGTGTCGTCAAGCTGTGTGCACTCTGCACCCTGACCAGCCTGCTGGCCACCTTCGTGTTCTTCGTCCAGTGCCCCAACGTGCCCATGGTGGGGGTGACAGCCGACTACAACGGCAG GCCCCTGCCCAAAGGCCACCTGGAGCTGACGGCCGCCTGCAACGCCCCGTGTGCCTGTCGCCCCGAGCACTACAGCCCCGTGTGTGGCTCCAACGGCCTCACCTACTACTCCCCCTGCCACGCGGGCTGCCCCGGGGAGGCGGCGCCTGGCGCGGACGGCCGGAAG GTGCTGGGTTTCCTGTTCTTCACCACCGCCTGCCTCTTGTACAAGTCCCCCTCAGAGTCTCCCGATGGCCTGGCAGCTTCTCTGCCCAGCCCGTCCTCGGCCTCCGACAGCCCCGTGGACCTCCGGGGCTCCCGCTCGGCCCCATGGCTGCAGAGCGCCGTCTGA
- the SLCO4A1 gene encoding solute carrier organic anion transporter family member 4A1 isoform X1, whose product MGALSTGAVPPEQRAQLTPTEQRPRGTGWVRVVLGPARASTVALSRTNQPLDYPRAASVAASCAPRAEMPQHSMGDKTLVSKPQLVFPSQPSAADGGCGHGPPSRRASLGSPRSHGALGPAVHSPLDACSQPLCPLQAEKHGPRTPPEMRYVAARPQSAACGWGAFAPRCLQAFNTPRGFLLFLCAAAFLQGMTVNGFVSTVVTSIERRFDLHSHQSGLITSCYDVAACLCLTFVSYFGGGAHKPRWLGRGVLVLGAGSLLFALPHFTAGAYEAEVAEGVGTCRANRSVACRDRASGLSGYRVVFMLGQFLHGMGATPLYTLGVTYLDENVKSSYSPVYIAVFYTAAILGPAAGYLIGGALLNVYTEIGRRTELTTESPLWVGAWWVGFLGAGAAAFLTAIPILGYPRQLPGSQRYVVMRVSETHQSKDSSHKAASSPDFGKTIRDLPLSIWLLLKNPAFVLLCLAGATETTLVAGMSTFGPKFLESQFSLSASEAATLFGYLVVPAGGGGTFLGGFLVNKCRLRGAGVVKLCALCTLTSLLATFVFFVQCPNVPMVGVTADYNGRPLPKGHLELTAACNAPCACRPEHYSPVCGSNGLTYYSPCHAGCPGEAAPGADGRKVYRDCSCIPQNFSSGFGHATAGKCTSTCQRKSLLLVFVFVVIIFTFLSSIPALTATLRCVCDRQRSFALGIQWIVVRTLGGIPGPIAFGWVIDKACLLWQDQCGQQGSCFVYQNSAMSRYMLITGLVYKVLGFLFFTTACLLYKSPSESPDGLAASLPSPSSASDSPVDLRGSRSAPWLQSAV is encoded by the exons ATGGGGGCCCTGTCCACCGGGGCGGTCCCTCCAGAACAGCGAGCACAGCTCACGCCCACCGAGCAGAGGCCACGGGGGACTGGCTGGGTCAGGGTGGTCCTGGGGCCCGCACGGGCATCGACTGTGGCCTTGTCCAG AACAAACCAGCCACTGGACTACCCTCGGGCGGCTTCTGTAGCTGCCTCTTGCGCCCCCCGGGCGGAGATGCCTCAGCACTCGATGGGGGACAAGACCCTGGTCTCCAAGCCGCAGCTGGTCTTCCCAAGCCAACCCTCAGCCGCAGACGGCGGGTGCGGCCACGGACCGCCCAGCAGGCGGGCTTCCCTCGGCTCACCCCGGAGCCACGGCGCCCTGGGTCCTGCCGTGCACAGCCCCCTGGACGCCTGCAGCCAGCCACTGTGCCCGCTGCAGGCTGAGAAGCACGGCCCCCGGACGCCCCCTGAGATGCGCTACGTGGCGGCCAGGCCACAGAGCGCGGCGTGCGGCTGGGGGGCCTTCGCTCCCAGGTGCCTGCAGGCCTTCAACACGCCCCGCGGCTTCCTGCTCTTCCTGTGCGCGGCGGCCTTCCTGCAGGGCATGACCGTCAACGGCTTCGTCAGCACCGTGGTCACCTCCATCGAGCGCCGCTTCGACCTGCACAGCCACCAGAGCGGCCTCATCACCAGCTGCTACGACGTGGCCGCCTGCCTGTGCCTCACCTTCGTCAGCTACTTCGGGGGCGGCGCGCACAAGCCCCGCTGGCTGGGCCGGGGCGTGCTGGTCCTGGGCGCCGGCTCGCTGCTGTTTGCGCTGCCGCACTTCACTGCGGGCGCCTATGAGGCCGAGGTGGCCGAGGGCGTGGGGACGTGCCGGGCCAACCGCAGCGTGGCGTGCCGGGACCGCGCCTCGGGCCTGTCCGGGTACCGGGTCGTCTTCATGCTGGGCCAGTTCCTGCACGGCATGGGCGCCACGCCGCTCTACACGCTGGGCGTCACCTACCTGGACGAGAACGTCAAGTCCAGCTACTCCCCGGTCTACATCG CCGTCTTCTACACCGCCGCCATCCTCGGCCCAGCCGCCGGCTACCTGATCGGAGGCGCCCTGCTGAACGTTTACACCGAAATCGGCCGCCG GACGGAGCTGACCACCGAGAGCCCACTGTGGGTCGGCGCCTGGTGGGTGGGCTTCCTGGGGGCGGGGGCCGCCGCCTTCCTCACCGCCATCCCCATCCTCGGCTACCCCCGGCAGCTGCCAG GCTCCCAACGCTACGTGGTCATGAGAGTGTCTGAAACACACCAGTCGAAGGACAGCAGTCACAAGGCTGCCAGCAGCCCCGACTTCGGGAAAACCATCAGAGATCTGCCTCT CTCCATCTGGCTCCTCCTGAAAAACCCTGCATTCGTCCTGCTGTGTCTGGCTGGGGCCACCGAGACCACGCTCGTTGCCGGCATGTCCACCTTTGGTCCCAAGTTCCTGGAGTCCCAGTTTAGCCTGAGCGCCTCAGAAGCCGCCACCTTGTTTG GGTACCTGGTAGTGCCAGCAGGCGGCGGTGGAACGTTTCTGGGCGGCTTCCTTGTGAACAAATGCAGGCTCCGCGGTGCGGGTGTCGTCAAGCTGTGTGCACTCTGCACCCTGACCAGCCTGCTGGCCACCTTCGTGTTCTTCGTCCAGTGCCCCAACGTGCCCATGGTGGGGGTGACAGCCGACTACAACGGCAG GCCCCTGCCCAAAGGCCACCTGGAGCTGACGGCCGCCTGCAACGCCCCGTGTGCCTGTCGCCCCGAGCACTACAGCCCCGTGTGTGGCTCCAACGGCCTCACCTACTACTCCCCCTGCCACGCGGGCTGCCCCGGGGAGGCGGCGCCTGGCGCGGACGGCCGGAAG GTATACCGAGACTGTAGCTGTATCCCTCAGAATTTTTCCTCTGGTTTTGGCCATGCTACTGCAGGGAAATGCACTTCAACTTGTCAAAGAAAGTCCCTCCTTCTGGTTTTCGTATTCGTTGTAATTATCTTTACATTCCTCAGCAGCATTCCTGCACTGACGGCAACCTTACG GTGTGTCTGTGACCGGCAGAGATCCTTTGCATTGGGAATCCAGTGGATTGTGGTTAGAACTCTAG GGGGCATCCCAGGGCCCATCGCCTTCGGCTGGGTGATTGACAAGGCGTGCCTGCTCTGGCAGGACCAGTGTGGGCAGCAAGGCTCCTGCTTCGTGTACCAGAACTCGGCCATGAGCCGGTACATGCTCATCACTGGGCTGGTGTACAAG GTGCTGGGTTTCCTGTTCTTCACCACCGCCTGCCTCTTGTACAAGTCCCCCTCAGAGTCTCCCGATGGCCTGGCAGCTTCTCTGCCCAGCCCGTCCTCGGCCTCCGACAGCCCCGTGGACCTCCGGGGCTCCCGCTCGGCCCCATGGCTGCAGAGCGCCGTCTGA
- the SLCO4A1 gene encoding solute carrier organic anion transporter family member 4A1 isoform X2: MNGARAPRPQPPERGAQRGGRESGRTNQPLDYPRAASVAASCAPRAEMPQHSMGDKTLVSKPQLVFPSQPSAADGGCGHGPPSRRASLGSPRSHGALGPAVHSPLDACSQPLCPLQAEKHGPRTPPEMRYVAARPQSAACGWGAFAPRCLQAFNTPRGFLLFLCAAAFLQGMTVNGFVSTVVTSIERRFDLHSHQSGLITSCYDVAACLCLTFVSYFGGGAHKPRWLGRGVLVLGAGSLLFALPHFTAGAYEAEVAEGVGTCRANRSVACRDRASGLSGYRVVFMLGQFLHGMGATPLYTLGVTYLDENVKSSYSPVYIAVFYTAAILGPAAGYLIGGALLNVYTEIGRRTELTTESPLWVGAWWVGFLGAGAAAFLTAIPILGYPRQLPGSQRYVVMRVSETHQSKDSSHKAASSPDFGKTIRDLPLSIWLLLKNPAFVLLCLAGATETTLVAGMSTFGPKFLESQFSLSASEAATLFGYLVVPAGGGGTFLGGFLVNKCRLRGAGVVKLCALCTLTSLLATFVFFVQCPNVPMVGVTADYNGRPLPKGHLELTAACNAPCACRPEHYSPVCGSNGLTYYSPCHAGCPGEAAPGADGRKVYRDCSCIPQNFSSGFGHATAGKCTSTCQRKSLLLVFVFVVIIFTFLSSIPALTATLRCVCDRQRSFALGIQWIVVRTLGGIPGPIAFGWVIDKACLLWQDQCGQQGSCFVYQNSAMSRYMLITGLVYKVLGFLFFTTACLLYKSPSESPDGLAASLPSPSSASDSPVDLRGSRSAPWLQSAV; encoded by the exons AACAAACCAGCCACTGGACTACCCTCGGGCGGCTTCTGTAGCTGCCTCTTGCGCCCCCCGGGCGGAGATGCCTCAGCACTCGATGGGGGACAAGACCCTGGTCTCCAAGCCGCAGCTGGTCTTCCCAAGCCAACCCTCAGCCGCAGACGGCGGGTGCGGCCACGGACCGCCCAGCAGGCGGGCTTCCCTCGGCTCACCCCGGAGCCACGGCGCCCTGGGTCCTGCCGTGCACAGCCCCCTGGACGCCTGCAGCCAGCCACTGTGCCCGCTGCAGGCTGAGAAGCACGGCCCCCGGACGCCCCCTGAGATGCGCTACGTGGCGGCCAGGCCACAGAGCGCGGCGTGCGGCTGGGGGGCCTTCGCTCCCAGGTGCCTGCAGGCCTTCAACACGCCCCGCGGCTTCCTGCTCTTCCTGTGCGCGGCGGCCTTCCTGCAGGGCATGACCGTCAACGGCTTCGTCAGCACCGTGGTCACCTCCATCGAGCGCCGCTTCGACCTGCACAGCCACCAGAGCGGCCTCATCACCAGCTGCTACGACGTGGCCGCCTGCCTGTGCCTCACCTTCGTCAGCTACTTCGGGGGCGGCGCGCACAAGCCCCGCTGGCTGGGCCGGGGCGTGCTGGTCCTGGGCGCCGGCTCGCTGCTGTTTGCGCTGCCGCACTTCACTGCGGGCGCCTATGAGGCCGAGGTGGCCGAGGGCGTGGGGACGTGCCGGGCCAACCGCAGCGTGGCGTGCCGGGACCGCGCCTCGGGCCTGTCCGGGTACCGGGTCGTCTTCATGCTGGGCCAGTTCCTGCACGGCATGGGCGCCACGCCGCTCTACACGCTGGGCGTCACCTACCTGGACGAGAACGTCAAGTCCAGCTACTCCCCGGTCTACATCG CCGTCTTCTACACCGCCGCCATCCTCGGCCCAGCCGCCGGCTACCTGATCGGAGGCGCCCTGCTGAACGTTTACACCGAAATCGGCCGCCG GACGGAGCTGACCACCGAGAGCCCACTGTGGGTCGGCGCCTGGTGGGTGGGCTTCCTGGGGGCGGGGGCCGCCGCCTTCCTCACCGCCATCCCCATCCTCGGCTACCCCCGGCAGCTGCCAG GCTCCCAACGCTACGTGGTCATGAGAGTGTCTGAAACACACCAGTCGAAGGACAGCAGTCACAAGGCTGCCAGCAGCCCCGACTTCGGGAAAACCATCAGAGATCTGCCTCT CTCCATCTGGCTCCTCCTGAAAAACCCTGCATTCGTCCTGCTGTGTCTGGCTGGGGCCACCGAGACCACGCTCGTTGCCGGCATGTCCACCTTTGGTCCCAAGTTCCTGGAGTCCCAGTTTAGCCTGAGCGCCTCAGAAGCCGCCACCTTGTTTG GGTACCTGGTAGTGCCAGCAGGCGGCGGTGGAACGTTTCTGGGCGGCTTCCTTGTGAACAAATGCAGGCTCCGCGGTGCGGGTGTCGTCAAGCTGTGTGCACTCTGCACCCTGACCAGCCTGCTGGCCACCTTCGTGTTCTTCGTCCAGTGCCCCAACGTGCCCATGGTGGGGGTGACAGCCGACTACAACGGCAG GCCCCTGCCCAAAGGCCACCTGGAGCTGACGGCCGCCTGCAACGCCCCGTGTGCCTGTCGCCCCGAGCACTACAGCCCCGTGTGTGGCTCCAACGGCCTCACCTACTACTCCCCCTGCCACGCGGGCTGCCCCGGGGAGGCGGCGCCTGGCGCGGACGGCCGGAAG GTATACCGAGACTGTAGCTGTATCCCTCAGAATTTTTCCTCTGGTTTTGGCCATGCTACTGCAGGGAAATGCACTTCAACTTGTCAAAGAAAGTCCCTCCTTCTGGTTTTCGTATTCGTTGTAATTATCTTTACATTCCTCAGCAGCATTCCTGCACTGACGGCAACCTTACG GTGTGTCTGTGACCGGCAGAGATCCTTTGCATTGGGAATCCAGTGGATTGTGGTTAGAACTCTAG GGGGCATCCCAGGGCCCATCGCCTTCGGCTGGGTGATTGACAAGGCGTGCCTGCTCTGGCAGGACCAGTGTGGGCAGCAAGGCTCCTGCTTCGTGTACCAGAACTCGGCCATGAGCCGGTACATGCTCATCACTGGGCTGGTGTACAAG GTGCTGGGTTTCCTGTTCTTCACCACCGCCTGCCTCTTGTACAAGTCCCCCTCAGAGTCTCCCGATGGCCTGGCAGCTTCTCTGCCCAGCCCGTCCTCGGCCTCCGACAGCCCCGTGGACCTCCGGGGCTCCCGCTCGGCCCCATGGCTGCAGAGCGCCGTCTGA